CTTTGGTTGCCAGGGTCAGCGCTTCTGACATCGCGGCAATGTTCAGCGCCACAATGACCTGATTCGCCAGCTTGGTCACGTTACCGGCACCGATGTCACCGGTATGGACCACCGATCCGGCCATCGCTTTCATGATGTCGAAACACTTATCAAACAACTCTTTATCACCGCCCACCATCACCGACAGCGTGCCTTCGATAGCTTTAGGCTCCCCGCCGCTGACCGGGGCATCCAGCAGGGCGATATCTTTCTTCGCCAGCTCATCATGAATTTCGCGGCTGGCCAGGGGGGCGATGGAACTCATATCAATCACGATGGTGCCAGGCTTCGCGCCCTGAATCACGCTGTTCTCACCCAGCAATGCCTCTTTTACCTGGGGGGAGTTAGGCAGCATGGTGATGATCACATCACTCTGCTCCGCCACCTCTTTTGCACTGCCCGCAACCGTGGCACCCACGCTGACCAGCTCGGCTTCGTTTTCCTGATTGTGATCGCGCACAATCAGGGTGTAACCCGCTTTAACCAGATTTTTGCTCATGGGTTTGCCCATGATGCCCAGACCAATAAAGCCAATTTTCATTTTAAATTCTCCAGTTCAGGTGGGTTATTTTTGAAGCGGTCGCACAGTGCCTGAGTGGCACCCCGGAAAACGCCCAGATCGCTGCCGACGGCAACAAATCCGGCACCCCACTCCAGATAGCGACGGGCATCGGCTTCCACCGGAGCCAGAATACCGCTGGGTTTTCCTGCGGCTTTTGCCCGCTCGAACAGGTATTTGATCACTTTGAGCACTTCCGGATGGGCGGGCTGGCCGAGATAGCCCAGGGCCGCAGACAAATCGCCTGGCCCGACAAATATCCCGTCCACACCATCAACAGCGGCTATGGCATCAATATTGTCGACGCCCTGCTGCGTTTCGATCTGCACCAACACCGTGATGTTGTCGTTAACGGTGTTGTTGTAGTCAGGGACCGTGCCGTACATGTTGCTGCGATGTGAAACGGACACCCCGCGGATGCCCGCAGGAGGATAACGGGTTGAAGCCACCGCGCGGATCGCTTCTGCTTCGGTCTCTACGAAAGGCACCAGGAAATTCGAGAAGCCAATGTCCAGCAGGCGCTTGATGATCACCGGCTCATTGGTGGGTGGACGAACGACCGGCGCGCTGACGCTGCCTTTCAGTGCCATCAGCTGCGGCACAAAAGTGGTGATGTCATTAGGGGCGTGCTCGCCGTCCAGCACCAGCCAGTCAAAGCCTGCCAGTCCCAGGACTTCGGTGGTCAGCGGGTTAGCCAGGGCGCACCAGCTGCCAATCAACGTTTCTCCGGCCAGCAGGCGCTGACGAAAGCTGTTGGGGTTATTCAGATAGCTCATCATAAACTCCTGTGAAGTAGAATCAGCGCACCAGGCAGGGGCGTTTGTTATCAAAAGTCCAGTTCGGGATCAGGAACTGCATGGCCTGCGCATCATCGCGCGCGCCCAGTCCGTGCTTAAGATAGAGCTCGTGGGCCCGCATCACTTTGTCCATATCCAGCTCCACACCCAGTCCCGGCGTCTGCGGAACCTGTACCATGCCACCTTTGATTTGCAGCGGTTCACGGCTCAGCCCCTGATTGCCTTCCTGCCAGATCCAGTGGGTATCAATGGCGGTGATTTTGCCAGGCGCAGCGGCGGCCACATGGGTGAACATCGCCAGCGAAATATCGAAATGGTTATTGGAGTGTGAACCCCAGGTGAGGCCAAAGTCATGGCACATCTGCGCCACGCGGACAGAGCCCTGCATGGTCCAGAAGTGCGGGTCGGCCAGCGGGATATCGACCGATTGCAAAGACAAAGTATGGCCCATCTGTCGCCAGTCAGTGGCAATCATATTGGTCGCGGTAGGCAGGCCGGTCGCCCGGCGGAATTCGGCCATCACTTCACGGCCAGAATATCCCTGCTCTGCACCACAGGGATCCTCAGCGTAAGCGAGCACGCCTTTCAGCTGTTTGCCCAGCCCGATGGCTTCGTTCAGCGACCAGGCACCGTTAGGATCCAGGGTAATTCGGGCTTCCGGGAAACGTTTATGCAGGGCAGTGACCGCTTCGGCTTCTTCACTGCCCGCCAGCACGCCGCCTTTGAGTTTGAAGTCGTTAAAACCATATTTTTCGTAAGCAGCTTCAGCCAGGCGGACTACCGCATCAGGTGTTAACGCCTCTTCATGGCGCAGGCGATACCAGTCGCAGCTTTCATCCGGCTGGCTCTGATAGGGCAAATCCGTCTTGCGACGGTCGCCAACGTAAAACAGGTAGCCCAGCATCTCGACCCGATCGCGCTGTTGGCCATCGCCCAGCAGCGATGCCACGTTCACACCCAGATGCTGGCCCAGCAGATCCAGCAGCGCCGCTTCAATGCCGGTGACGACATGAATAGTGGTGCGTAAATCAAAGGTCTGGTTTCCCCGGCCAGTTGCGTCGCGGTCAGCAAATGTCTGGCGAACCAGGCTCAGCAGGTTTTTATACTCGCCCAGCCCATGGCCGGTAATCAGCGAAGCCGCCTCTTCCAGCGTCTTGCGAATTTTTTCGCCGCCGGGAATTTCACCGACGCCGGTATGCCCGGAATTGTCTTTGATGATGACAATGTTGCGGGTGAAAAACGGCGCATGGGCACCGCTGAGATTAAGCAACATGCTGTCGTGACCAGCCACAGGGATAACCTGCATTTCCGTCACTACGGGGGTGCCTGTAATCGAAGTCATACGTCTTCCTTCTACCGGATTAGGGTTCAGCGTCCAAAGGCCGGGCGTTTACGATCGAAAGTCCAGCCGGGGACCAGGTATTGCATTGAAGCGGCGTCATTACGGGAGCCACCCGGCAGCGATTTATAGAGCGCGTGGGCTTTTTCAATCTGTGCCCAGTCCAGCTCGACACCCAGGCCTGGCGCATCCGGCACGGCAATTTTGCCGTTACGGATTTGCAGCGGATTTTTGGTCAGACGCTGATCGCCTTCCTGCCAGATCCAGTGCGTATCAATCGCGGTGGGTTTACCCGGTGCCGCTGCGCCAACGTGGGTGAACATCGCCAGAGAAATATCGAAGTGATTGTTGGAGTGACAGCCCCAGGTCAGCCCCCAGTCGTCACAGAGTTGCGCCACACGAACAGCGCCACTGAGGGTCCAGAAATGCGGGTCTGCCAGCGGGATATCGACAGCATTAAGCATCACTGCATGATTCATCTCGCGCCAGTTAGTGGCGATCATATTGGTCGCCACGGGCAGGCCAGTCGCGCGCCGGAAT
This genomic window from Erwinia sp. E_sp_B01_1 contains:
- the garR gene encoding 2-hydroxy-3-oxopropionate reductase, encoding MKIGFIGLGIMGKPMSKNLVKAGYTLIVRDHNQENEAELVSVGATVAGSAKEVAEQSDVIITMLPNSPQVKEALLGENSVIQGAKPGTIVIDMSSIAPLASREIHDELAKKDIALLDAPVSGGEPKAIEGTLSVMVGGDKELFDKCFDIMKAMAGSVVHTGDIGAGNVTKLANQVIVALNIAAMSEALTLATKAGVNPDLVYQAIRGGLAGSTVLDAKAPMVMDRNFKPGFRIDLHIKDLANALDTSHGVGAQLPLTAAVMEMMQALRADGLGTADHSALACYYEKLAQVEIRK
- the garL gene encoding 2-dehydro-3-deoxyglucarate aldolase encodes the protein MSYLNNPNSFRQRLLAGETLIGSWCALANPLTTEVLGLAGFDWLVLDGEHAPNDITTFVPQLMALKGSVSAPVVRPPTNEPVIIKRLLDIGFSNFLVPFVETEAEAIRAVASTRYPPAGIRGVSVSHRSNMYGTVPDYNNTVNDNITVLVQIETQQGVDNIDAIAAVDGVDGIFVGPGDLSAALGYLGQPAHPEVLKVIKYLFERAKAAGKPSGILAPVEADARRYLEWGAGFVAVGSDLGVFRGATQALCDRFKNNPPELENLK
- the gudD gene encoding glucarate dehydratase, producing MTSITGTPVVTEMQVIPVAGHDSMLLNLSGAHAPFFTRNIVIIKDNSGHTGVGEIPGGEKIRKTLEEAASLITGHGLGEYKNLLSLVRQTFADRDATGRGNQTFDLRTTIHVVTGIEAALLDLLGQHLGVNVASLLGDGQQRDRVEMLGYLFYVGDRRKTDLPYQSQPDESCDWYRLRHEEALTPDAVVRLAEAAYEKYGFNDFKLKGGVLAGSEEAEAVTALHKRFPEARITLDPNGAWSLNEAIGLGKQLKGVLAYAEDPCGAEQGYSGREVMAEFRRATGLPTATNMIATDWRQMGHTLSLQSVDIPLADPHFWTMQGSVRVAQMCHDFGLTWGSHSNNHFDISLAMFTHVAAAAPGKITAIDTHWIWQEGNQGLSREPLQIKGGMVQVPQTPGLGVELDMDKVMRAHELYLKHGLGARDDAQAMQFLIPNWTFDNKRPCLVR